In Cytophagia bacterium CHB2, the genomic stretch CTGCTTGAAAAAACATATATTCGCGGCCAGTAAATGCTGGTGCATAGAAAGCGCGAGCGCAGTGGAACCGCAGTATTGCGCCAATACCCTGAGAATCTCGCACATGTCCGCGTGCGAAACGCCGCCGCCGCCCAGCTCTTCCGGAATCATTGCGGCGAAAAAGCGATGCTCTTTCAATGCGGCGTAATTTTCTTTGACAAACGTATCGTCGCGATCGTGCTCTGCGGCTCTTCTCTCAAATTCCTTGCCCAGTTCGTGAACCAGGTCCATCCAGTTGCTGCTTGTTGGTGTTGCCATGTTCGGCCTCCTTGTGTATTTATCCGTTAGAACCGGCGCAAGGTACGAAATGGCGAACACGGCTGCTTTGCTGTGCAGTTCAAACTATTGCTTGACCGGTTCACTCTCTGCCACGGATTTAGCGCGAAACCGGGTGGGTGACACGCCAAATTTATCCTTAAATGCCCGGCAAAAATGAGACAAATCTTTGAAACCGCTCTCAAATACAATTTGCGAAATGCTCAGATCTCCGCTGCGCAGCAACATGGCTGCGTGTTCCAGCCGCTTCTTCTGCAACCACTTTCCCGGTGATTCTTGATAGTGTTTGACGAAATCACGTTTGAAGGAGGAGAGGCTGCGATGGCACAATTCCGCAAAATTCTCCAGCGAAAGATTATAACGAAAGTTTGCTTCCATGATTTCACTGAGGACGGGCGCATCACTGCTCGCGAAAGACCTGAAATAGGAGGACAGGGCAGGGTTGCTCCGGCTGACCAAAATGCTGACGATCAACTCCTTCAGCTTTAGCTTGAGCAAGGTCTCTGAGGGCTTTTCAACTCCGGAAAAGTATGCCAGCATGGATTGAAAATAGATGGACAGGGCCGCGTCAGGGTTGACGCGAATGGCGGATTCTTGCGGGTGGACGGGAAGGGAACTGCGGCTCAACTCTCCAGCAAATTCCTTAACGATGTCCCGGACGAAATCATCCGGAATAAAAAACAAGAGCAAACAGAACTCCGCATCAAAAAACTGCTCGACGAGGGCCGCGCCCTTTTTAAAAAACAACGTTTGTCCGGTTTCAGCCTGCCAACTTCCATTTGCGGTATGCCAGGTCTTTTTGCCGCTGACCACGTGCACGAGATAATCGGTGTGTGTCCAGATGCCGAGAGATTTGGTTTCTATCGGACAAGTGTACTCGGCAAAGAGCAGGCCTCCGATTTCAAATTTGTTGTAATGTTTTTTCGTGCGAATATCTTCGTAGAGATTTACCATAGAGGCCAGAAGAACACGTTTTGTTCGATTCATTCCTTTTCGAATGACGGCGGGCCGGTGCTGCCGTCAAATCAGACTCAAATCACACGGCCGTAGCTCAACGACCATATGTGGGTATGGGGTCGAGATCGGGTTCAACGAACTTCGCGCGCGCCTCTTCCGAAAAAATCAGCTCCGCAGAGTAATGCGTCATCATAATCTTCGCATCCAGCATTTGGGGATTCTGGTCAATAAACGCATTGGCAGACTCGGCGTTTGGCGTCTTCTCCATGAAATGCCTGACGGCCATAATCCACGCGCGCGTCAAGGTTTCATGATATTTCGAAACATCAATGTGATTCTGCTGGAGAAATCTTTGCAAGGACTCGCGCATCATCCGGCAAGCGGTTTCAGTATCGTTTTCCGCCAGATAAACGTAGGCCAGCCTCAAATGCGCGCGATGGTTGAAGTCCGCCGGCAGAACCTTGCCGGACTCGAAGTCAACCTGAAAATCCCGGTCTTCTTTTGATAAGAGATGCTTCATCGCCACTCTCCAGAGATATAGTTAATCACCGCTACGGCGAATGATCGAGTCCCTTTGCCATTCGGTTACGTTTGAAAGGTGAAATTCAGTACCGGCTTATAGCGGTTTTTAATTGAATGGACAGGTTTGTAGCCCCCGCCCCTCGTGGGCGGCTGACGAAGCCACTAAACTTACAGTTGCGACAGTGCCCCACAAGGGGGCAAGACTACGACTCCTGCACACGCATTTGAAAGATGCTATAAATGCCGTGTGGGGATAATAAGCAAAAACATTTCCTCCTGTCAAGGCCAAACTTTCCGTTTGCAGGCGCTGGTGTCTTCGTATCATCGCTTGTCGCTAGCTGAGCTTGTCACTGGCTGAGCTTGTCGAAGCCAGATCTCACCAAAATCAAACTCGGGAGGCGCTGCTAACCGGTCAAGCATCAATCTCCCAACAAAGCGCTTGCTTATGGCTTGCCGAAAGGCTAAACTTGAACGCAATTAATTTTCTTCATTCGCACAGGATAAAACGAGATGACTTCGCGACAACGTATGCAGCGGGCGATGGAACTCCAAGCTCCCGATCGTGTTCCGGTGATGTGCCAGCTTGCGCTTGGGCATTATTTTCTGCATGCCGGCCTCAAACCGCTCGACATTTGGTACAGCTCCGAAGGCTTTGCCCGCGCGCTTATCACGTTGCAGCAGCGTTACAATTTTGACGGCATCCTGGTCAATCTCCCCGGCCGGGATCCAAATTATGAAAACTACCTTGATAAAATCGAACCTGGCGCGCGTGAAATGCGCTTGCAATGGCGCAATGGAAACTATACCATCTTTCCACAGGACGACAATCCGCATTACTATCAGGCTGAGGGCACGCGCTATTTTCCAACGTTTGCCGAGATCGATCCGGAGCAGCTTTACTATGTCGATCCCTGGGATCTCACCGATATTACCTATCCGTTCACCTGGGGATTTGAAGCGGAGTCTCGGCCCTTCGACGATTATTTTCCGGAATATCATTTCGACACCATCAAACAGGTGAATGCGCGAGTTGGCGCCGGCGTTTCTGTGCATGCTGAAGTTTTCTCGCCATGGTCGCAATTCCTGGAGTTGTTGAATTATGAATACGCCTTGATGGCGATCCTAGACGATCCCGGCAAAAGCAAAGCCTGCCTGGAGCGCCTCACCGAAGGCGCTATTGACCTTGCCAAAAAGCAGGCGGCGTGCGGCGTCGATGCGATTCTGATTTCCTCGGCCTTTGCCGGCGCCGGCTTGATCTCGCGGGAGCATTATGAAGAATTCGTTTTGCCCTACGAGAAGAAAATTGTTACGGAGGTCAAGCGCGCAACCGCCATTCCGGTTTACACGCATACCTGTGGCAGCATCGGCGACCGCCTTGATTTGATGATGCAAACCGGCACCAACGGCATCGACACGCTCGATCCGCCGCCGCTCGGCACGGTGGAATTGGCGGACGCCAAAAAGATTCTCGCCGGAAAAACCTTTATCAAGGGGAATATCGATCCGGTGCATACGCTCTTGTATGGCAGCGCTGACAAGGTCAAAATGGATGTGCAGCGCCGGTTGGAAATTGGCAAGCCGGGCGGTGGTTACATCCTCAGCTCAGCTTGTTCGGTGGCGCCGCATACGCCGCCGGAGAACATCGCGCTGCTGGCGGAACTGGCAGAGGAGTTGGGTAAGTATTAGGCCGTAAACCGCTCAAAGTTAGAATAAACTCTGAAAGTTTATGGCAAAATAATTTGTCGGCAGAACGATTCAAAATAACTCTGCCGATAAATCATTTTGCCAAAGTTTTTTTCGGCGATGCTCGGCGACTTCGGCGCATTTCGGCGGAAACTTTATCGCCGATGGTCACCAAAGACGCCGAGTTTCGCCGAACAGTTATTTGCGGCTTCGCAGAAGCTTTGATTTGCAG encodes the following:
- a CDS encoding helix-turn-helix transcriptional regulator, encoding MNRTKRVLLASMVNLYEDIRTKKHYNKFEIGGLLFAEYTCPIETKSLGIWTHTDYLVHVVSGKKTWHTANGSWQAETGQTLFFKKGAALVEQFFDAEFCLLLFFIPDDFVRDIVKEFAGELSRSSLPVHPQESAIRVNPDAALSIYFQSMLAYFSGVEKPSETLLKLKLKELIVSILVSRSNPALSSYFRSFASSDAPVLSEIMEANFRYNLSLENFAELCHRSLSSFKRDFVKHYQESPGKWLQKKRLEHAAMLLRSGDLSISQIVFESGFKDLSHFCRAFKDKFGVSPTRFRAKSVAESEPVKQ
- a CDS encoding acyl-CoA dehydrogenase family protein; protein product: MATPTSSNWMDLVHELGKEFERRAAEHDRDDTFVKENYAALKEHRFFAAMIPEELGGGGVSHADMCEILRVLAQYCGSTALALSMHQHLLAANICFFKQ